The sequence atttgatgactacaaattacaaaagttaTTGATCTCTGATATTCTTCTTATTAAATTGCATTTTGTTAATAAACTTATAAAGATTTTAGTTTTaatgtaatttttaataaaaacgaAAAACATTATATGTACAAAAGACGTATGTTtagaaagaaagtaagaaaaaatAATGATAGAAACATTAAGCATGAAAAGATATAATATCATtaagcaataaaaataatatttcaacTATATATCATTATATTGTATCAATAATTCAATATCGATATTTAGATtgaagttatggaaaaacaaaccCGTGAAGCATGAAAAAAGATAATCGTTTCTATTGGATGGCCGCAAAATAATGGTAACGTGTGCAAGTCGGTCACTTGGAACTCTTTGTTCTCATCTTACTTTAGGATTATACACATATATAACAATGAAAacctaattattttttttgttattctgTTTATTGATATAtttatagaatttaattttaatatactataAATATAATAAANATAATAATTATTAtgttattttattactttatggTTTTTctcattttagaattttttttccaAAGGTGAAAATGTATCCCCCAACCCAAATTTTCATTATACCCAGAATATCTTCAATCTTTTGCTGCCTGTTATCACAGGCCAAAGTCTATCTATATTCTATCCACATTTTTTTTCCCGCATAACAACCTGTCGCTATTATTGGAATATATTTTCTTTAAAGTTCAGCTAAATAAAAAATGGTGCATGGACACATGACACTGCCAAATTCTATTAACTGCTTCCTCTGACTTATTTTCCACCGAAGCCACATGATTTCATCAATGGAGAGGCAGAGAAGCTTTTCCTTCAAACCCACAAGGCTTCTGGTCTTCTCATTCATAATCTTCTCCTCCATCTTCTTCATCTCAACCTTCACCATTTGGCTCACCAACTCCACCCCATCACTTCACCAACCCACTATCCATCTTCACTTCAATaccgtttcttcttcttctgctgaTGCGGCTGTAGGTGACACTGTTAATGTGGGTCTTCGATCTTTCCCTGTTCAGTTCTTGGCTGGCTCCACCAAAAATTTCACTGGCGAGAGTGTGAAGTTTCCAACTTTTGGGACCCAGAGCAATAGCCTTTTTGGATCCAAATCTGAAGGTGTAGGCCATCATGTTAGTGCTCAAACTGTTAATTTCACTGCAATGCAAGAACATGAAGCTTCAAGTGGAAGGAAGGTAAGCAATGAACAGGAGAAGGTAGCTGCTGGTTCCACTGGGAGAGTTAAAGTTCCGATTTTTGAGAAGATTGAGCAGAAGAAAGCAAAGGGGTGTGATTTGACAAAAGGGTATTGGGCTTTTGATGAAAGTTATCCTCTTTATAGAAAAGATTCGTGCCCTTTTATAGATGAAGGTTTTGATTGTGAGGGGAATGGAAGATTGGATAGAAACTATTCGAAGTGGAGATGGCAACCCAAAGACTGTGATATTCCAAGGTACGGTCAAATTCAATCTTTAATTCTCTATTGTTTTTCGTTTCTAGCAACTTTAGTTACATTGGGATTAAGCTTAAGAANNNNNNNGGTTAATTTCAATAAGCTACtgtgttattttcttgcaaaGGTTCAATGCAACAAGAATGCTTGAGTTGATTAGAGGGAAGCGACTAGTTTTCGTGGGTGATTCGATTAATAGGAATCAATGGGAATCAATGTTGTGCATGCTATTGAGTGCTATCAAGGATCCAAAGAGAGTGTATGAAACTCATGGAAGGAAAATTACCAAAGAGAAGGGAAACTATAGTTTCAGGTTTCTGGTAATTCTGCATACCTTACTTTGTTTTTGTTGCTGCATAATGGATTGCCTGGAGTATAAGATATTTGCACTTTCAACTTTGCAGGATTATCAATGCACGGTTGAATACTATGCGAGTCATTTCTTAGTTCATGAAAGCAAGGCAAGGATAGGGCAGAAACGGAGACCGACGTTGCGACTTGACACCATTGATCATGGTTCATCTAGATGGAGAGGAG is a genomic window of Arachis ipaensis cultivar K30076 chromosome B06, Araip1.1, whole genome shotgun sequence containing:
- the LOC107646073 gene encoding protein trichome birefringence-like 6, whose product is MISSMERQRSFSFKPTRLLVFSFIIFSSIFFISTFTIWLTNSTPSLHQPTIHLHFNTVSSSSADAAVGDTVNVGLRSFPVQFLAGSTKNFTGESVKFPTFGTQSNSLFGSKSEGVGHHVSAQTVNFTAMQEHEASSGRKVSNEQEKVAAGSTGRVKVPIFEKIEQKKAKGCDLTKGYWAFDESYPLYRKDSCPFIDEGFDCEGNGRLDRNYSKWRWQPKDCDIPRFNATRMLELIRGKRLVFVGDSINRNQWESMLCMLLSAIKDPKRVYETHGRKITKEKGNYSFRFLDYQCTVEYYASHFLVHESKARIGQKRRPTLRLDTIDHGSSRWRGADILVFNTAHWWSHYKTKAGINYYQEGTLVHPRLDVSTAFRKALKTWGSWVDRHINQRKTKVFFRSSAPSHFRGGNWNSGGHCTEATQPLNETLGGTDPEKNLITEEMIKQMKTPVTILNITGLSEYRIDGHPSIYGRKTQTRSIQDCSHWCLPGVPDTWNELLYFHLQTR